One genomic region from Candidatus Limnocylindrales bacterium encodes:
- the wecB gene encoding UDP-N-acetylglucosamine 2-epimerase (non-hydrolyzing) translates to MLRIITIVGARPQFIKAATISRITGTTQGIKEILVHTDQHYDDNLSRIFFEELEIPQPDYHLGIGSGTHGFQTGRMLEEIEQVLLKEKPQWVLVYGDTNSTLAGALAAVKLHIPVAHVEAGLRSFNRRMPEEINRVLTDHASDLLFAPTQTAVNNLHREGISENKIRLVGDVMYDAALYYGAKAEKESRILEQLGLESKGYILCTIHRAENTDNPARLRTIFEGLVSVARDIPFILPLHPRTRTVLQQEDLLGEVSRFVRFMEPVGYLDMVLLEKQARVIVTDSGGVQKEAFFYRVPCITLREETEWVELVNLGWNQLVPPVSAQLIAESIKTVLTSPRELPYPVGLYGDGKAAGLIISELLKAS, encoded by the coding sequence GTGCTACGGATTATAACCATCGTTGGGGCGCGACCTCAGTTTATTAAAGCAGCAACCATCTCTCGAATCACAGGTACCACCCAGGGAATAAAGGAGATATTGGTTCATACAGACCAGCATTATGATGATAATCTGTCCAGGATATTTTTTGAGGAACTGGAAATTCCTCAACCGGATTATCACCTCGGAATAGGTTCGGGAACCCATGGATTCCAAACTGGACGAATGCTGGAAGAGATTGAGCAGGTTTTGCTCAAGGAAAAACCTCAATGGGTATTGGTTTATGGCGATACCAACTCTACACTGGCCGGAGCCCTGGCCGCTGTCAAACTCCATATTCCGGTAGCCCATGTAGAGGCAGGTCTACGTTCGTTCAATCGGCGGATGCCGGAGGAAATCAATCGGGTTCTGACCGATCATGCTTCTGATTTGCTTTTCGCTCCAACCCAGACTGCGGTGAACAATCTACACCGGGAAGGAATTTCTGAAAATAAAATCCGTCTGGTCGGAGACGTCATGTACGATGCAGCCCTCTATTACGGAGCTAAAGCCGAGAAGGAAAGCCGCATTCTGGAACAACTGGGTCTGGAATCGAAGGGATATATCCTGTGCACCATCCATCGGGCGGAAAATACCGATAATCCTGCCCGATTACGGACTATTTTTGAGGGGTTGGTTTCTGTGGCCAGGGATATCCCCTTCATTTTACCTCTTCACCCCCGTACCCGTACCGTGCTCCAACAAGAAGATCTGTTGGGAGAAGTATCCCGTTTTGTCCGATTTATGGAACCGGTGGGATATCTGGATATGGTTCTGCTGGAGAAACAGGCCCGGGTAATTGTTACAGACTCGGGAGGGGTCCAAAAGGAAGCCTTCTTCTATCGGGTTCCCTGCATAACCTTACGAGAGGAAACCGAATGGGTGGAATTGGTAAATTTAGGCTGGAATCAACTGGTTCCTCCTGTGAGTGCCCAACTGATAGCTGAAAGTATCAAGACGGTACTAACCTCCCCAAGGGAATTACCTTATCCTGTGGGGCTTTATGGCGATGGAAAGGCTGCCGGATTAATCATTTCGGAACTGTTAAAGGCCTCCTGA
- the asnB gene encoding asparagine synthase (glutamine-hydrolyzing), with amino-acid sequence MCGIFGIWYTGNKSVDLEMAQRVTACLRHRGPDDEGYLLVHVPSGRRIPCGGRDTDPRLSLPGIEEFFDHPFNGVLGFRRLAILDLSPGGHQPMGSPDGRFWIVFNGEIYNYLELRRELETAGYRFYTHSDTEVLLTAYCHWGLQALTRLTGMFAWAILDTREQKVFLARDFFGIKPLYYTFLQEGFAFASEIKALLELPEVDRQVNPQRLYDYLRFGLTDHGRETLFAQIYQLPAAHYLEIPLDRPQGVKPLRYWQIDPNSRLELSFEEASRQLRELFLENVRLHLRSDVPVGAALSGGIDSSSIVMAMRHIQGKELELHTFSHIADHPTINEEPWVDLIGKASGAVVHKIQPGPQELTTDLEHLISIQDEPFGSTSIYAQYRVFRLAHEAGIKVMLDGQGADELLGGYRPYLASRLASLLNQGQWIKAGRFLRHASKLPGSSHLDLLLNTAGVLIPARFQILARRLIGKDLAPPWLNATWLGERGVILRPLQQSYRREVLREHLYQTVTETSLPMLLRYEDRNSMAFSIESRVPFLTQTLVNFILSLPEEYIIAPDGTSKSIFRRAMRGLVPDTVLDRRDKIGFATPEQDWLIGLQSWIEKVLQSETALQIPVLNLKEIKREWQAILQGNKHFDFRVWRWINLIRWVEQYGVNFK; translated from the coding sequence ATGTGCGGGATCTTTGGTATCTGGTATACAGGTAACAAATCGGTAGATCTGGAAATGGCTCAACGGGTCACAGCCTGCCTGCGCCATCGTGGACCGGATGATGAGGGTTATTTACTGGTCCATGTGCCATCCGGGAGAAGAATACCCTGTGGGGGTAGAGATACCGATCCACGACTCAGTCTACCCGGTATTGAGGAATTCTTTGATCACCCGTTCAACGGGGTGCTAGGTTTCCGACGTCTGGCCATTCTGGATCTTTCCCCTGGGGGTCATCAACCCATGGGGAGTCCAGATGGTCGGTTTTGGATTGTCTTTAATGGGGAGATATATAATTATCTGGAATTACGTCGGGAGCTGGAAACTGCCGGATATCGGTTTTATACCCATTCCGATACGGAGGTATTGCTCACGGCCTACTGTCACTGGGGACTTCAGGCCCTCACTCGATTGACCGGCATGTTTGCATGGGCCATCCTGGATACCCGGGAACAAAAGGTATTTTTAGCCCGTGATTTTTTCGGTATTAAGCCCCTGTACTATACTTTTCTGCAGGAGGGCTTTGCCTTTGCCTCTGAAATCAAAGCCCTTCTTGAACTTCCTGAAGTGGACCGTCAGGTTAACCCGCAGCGACTCTATGATTATTTGCGTTTTGGCCTTACTGATCATGGTCGGGAAACTCTTTTTGCCCAGATCTACCAACTCCCCGCAGCCCATTATCTCGAAATTCCTTTGGACCGTCCCCAGGGGGTTAAGCCCCTACGTTACTGGCAGATAGATCCGAATTCACGGCTTGAACTTTCATTTGAAGAAGCCTCCCGGCAATTGCGAGAACTCTTTTTGGAGAACGTTCGACTCCATTTGCGAAGTGATGTCCCGGTAGGAGCGGCCCTTTCCGGTGGTATCGACTCTTCTTCCATTGTCATGGCGATGCGGCATATCCAGGGTAAAGAGCTTGAACTTCATACTTTCAGCCATATAGCCGACCATCCAACTATCAATGAGGAACCCTGGGTAGACCTGATAGGTAAAGCCTCCGGAGCGGTAGTCCATAAGATCCAACCGGGACCCCAGGAACTCACCACAGATCTGGAACATCTCATCTCTATCCAGGATGAACCGTTTGGTAGTACCAGTATTTATGCCCAGTACCGGGTATTCCGGCTCGCCCATGAAGCCGGCATCAAGGTTATGCTGGATGGACAGGGAGCCGATGAACTCCTGGGGGGATACCGACCTTATCTGGCCTCCCGACTGGCTTCTCTATTAAACCAGGGACAATGGATCAAGGCAGGTCGGTTCTTACGCCATGCTTCAAAATTGCCCGGATCCAGCCATCTGGATCTTCTTCTTAACACCGCAGGAGTACTGATCCCTGCCCGTTTCCAGATTTTAGCCAGACGATTGATCGGAAAGGATCTGGCTCCTCCCTGGTTGAATGCCACCTGGCTCGGTGAACGAGGTGTGATCCTCAGACCTCTTCAACAAAGTTACCGGCGAGAAGTCTTACGAGAACACCTTTATCAGACGGTTACAGAAACAAGCCTTCCTATGCTGCTCCGTTATGAAGATCGTAACTCCATGGCCTTTTCCATCGAGAGTCGGGTGCCTTTCCTGACACAAACCTTGGTAAACTTTATTCTTTCTCTACCCGAAGAATATATCATCGCTCCAGATGGTACCAGCAAATCTATATTTCGACGGGCTATGCGGGGTCTGGTCCCGGATACGGTTTTGGATCGTCGGGATAAAATCGGCTTTGCTACACCCGAGCAGGACTGGCTAATCGGCCTGCAATCCTGGATAGAAAAAGTCCTGCAAAGTGAAACGGCTTTACAGATCCCGGTGTTGAACTTGAAGGAAATAAAAAGGGAATGGCAGGCCATTCTCCAGGGAAATAAGCATTTCGATTTTCGGGTATGGCGCTGGATTAACCTGATCCGATGGGTTGAGCAATATGGGGTTAATTTCAAGTAA
- a CDS encoding glycosyltransferase: MKRKVLILASWYPTDTSPVSGIFIQDQAVILSRKYDVTVLVPKPAGWREVLKGRAGPKSHIEQRAGLTVYRERGLIYKPRVLAQVYEIYHRVTRHHPEIYRDVEDIIYAWYFDSYGRAAKRGFEAILATWGKPDIIHAHVVLPGGWAAANLGKRYGVPVVLTEHSGPFSVHLQTHYQRYLVKTTFQQVNHVIAVSPALLRQIQAVQNPIPVSVIGEVVKTEFFVVSGDKAGQPAGSLTRFLSIALLTEVKGLVYLLEAAKLLVQRGVQSFELIIGGDGPERPRLEQMARASGLSDRCRFLGLLTPLEVRNWIQQCDVFVMPSLHESFCIALCEAMACGKPVISTRCGGPEYTVTPNTGILVEVANPEALADAMERFILGKVKYDPHLIRQSVKDRFGEEAFLRNISRVYEEVWVKL; encoded by the coding sequence ATGAAGCGAAAAGTTCTCATTCTGGCCTCCTGGTATCCCACTGATACTTCTCCGGTTAGCGGTATCTTTATTCAGGACCAGGCTGTAATTTTATCCAGGAAATACGATGTAACGGTCTTGGTGCCGAAACCGGCCGGATGGCGGGAAGTTTTAAAAGGGCGTGCAGGACCAAAATCGCACATAGAGCAGCGTGCAGGATTAACCGTTTACCGTGAGCGAGGATTGATCTATAAGCCCCGGGTCCTGGCCCAGGTGTATGAGATCTATCATCGGGTGACCAGACACCATCCTGAAATTTATAGGGATGTTGAAGATATTATTTATGCCTGGTATTTTGATAGTTATGGTCGGGCAGCCAAACGGGGTTTTGAGGCAATACTCGCCACATGGGGCAAACCGGATATTATCCATGCCCACGTGGTCTTGCCTGGGGGATGGGCCGCTGCCAATTTAGGGAAACGATACGGTGTTCCCGTGGTGCTGACTGAACATTCCGGCCCGTTTTCCGTGCACCTGCAAACCCACTATCAACGGTATTTGGTGAAAACAACATTCCAACAAGTTAACCATGTTATTGCAGTAAGTCCTGCTCTGTTACGACAAATCCAGGCCGTCCAGAATCCCATTCCGGTCAGTGTTATAGGCGAAGTTGTCAAGACGGAATTCTTTGTAGTCTCAGGCGATAAAGCCGGACAACCTGCTGGATCCTTAACGCGCTTTCTGTCTATCGCGTTACTGACAGAAGTCAAGGGACTTGTTTATCTGCTGGAGGCTGCAAAACTCCTTGTGCAGCGGGGAGTACAGTCCTTTGAATTGATCATCGGCGGAGATGGCCCGGAACGGCCCAGGCTGGAACAGATGGCCCGGGCCTCAGGGCTATCGGATCGATGTCGTTTCTTGGGTTTACTGACCCCCCTGGAAGTCAGGAACTGGATTCAGCAATGTGATGTTTTTGTGATGCCCAGTCTCCATGAATCTTTTTGTATTGCGCTGTGCGAGGCAATGGCCTGCGGTAAACCGGTCATTTCAACCCGCTGTGGAGGTCCTGAATATACGGTAACGCCCAATACAGGGATACTGGTGGAAGTGGCCAATCCAGAAGCCCTTGCCGATGCCATGGAAAGGTTTATTTTAGGAAAAGTTAAATATGATCCCCACCTGATACGCCAGAGTGTGAAAGATCGATTTGGTGAAGAGGCCTTTCTGCGAAATATATCCCGAGTCTATGAGGAGGTATGGGTAAAACTTTAA
- a CDS encoding flippase has protein sequence MNSKEGSLENSTIWSTTKTSLWFSSLHTLGTSVISIPLGLVSSILIARTLGPAGKGSYDLVLVTTTLLSMILGFSIPSGITYVVARGKAALDLLFLKLILTALLQGLLAVMLLYTLPYTGYSTLFLPPQTGNGIITAIVISLVFSLLSGYWRAILIGLQQITLANKADLLSRVLQPVLLLAGIGILILLKHQPSPPIFIWINVAVIILTNLIFLRVLYPSSPPLLKLQERGKGGEGVGEVRSNKPTPESPSPSSPWRSLFYLSTRDTSGFGEILRYAFPCYLANLIQFLNYRLDVFIVSFFVGVKGVGLYTLAVSLAQLIWLISNAAATVLLPRVAALQDIVSENVTRTTQITRVSFWLSFISALFLALLADQILPWVYGEAFRQSITPLLGLLPGIVAFSVVNVLASYIAGIGKPQLNLAVSSVGLVVTVIFDLWLIPRFDIFGAAIASTFSYSISALLTLEIFTRKSKVPVRQVLLLTSEDIGGVILLLQKLVKRTSPQKEG, from the coding sequence ATGAATAGCAAAGAGGGTTCGTTGGAAAATTCCACCATCTGGTCTACTACCAAAACCTCGTTGTGGTTCAGTAGCCTTCATACCCTGGGAACCAGTGTTATTTCGATCCCATTAGGACTCGTAAGCAGTATTTTGATTGCTCGAACACTGGGTCCGGCCGGCAAGGGTAGCTATGATCTGGTATTGGTAACCACGACGTTATTAAGTATGATACTGGGTTTTTCAATCCCATCGGGTATAACCTACGTGGTGGCACGAGGGAAGGCGGCTCTCGATTTACTGTTTTTGAAGTTGATATTGACCGCTCTGCTGCAAGGTCTTCTAGCGGTCATGTTGCTATATACTCTTCCATATACCGGTTATTCTACTCTGTTCTTACCTCCTCAGACGGGAAACGGGATCATCACGGCCATCGTTATTTCTCTTGTTTTTAGTCTGTTATCCGGCTACTGGCGTGCCATATTGATCGGTCTTCAACAAATTACCCTGGCTAACAAGGCTGATCTCTTGAGTCGGGTACTGCAACCCGTTTTGCTACTGGCCGGAATTGGAATTCTGATCTTACTAAAACACCAACCTTCGCCACCCATATTTATATGGATCAATGTAGCCGTAATAATTTTAACCAATCTCATCTTCTTGAGAGTATTATACCCCTCCTCCCCCCCTCTCCTGAAGCTTCAGGAGAGGGGGAAAGGGGGTGAGGGAGTCGGAGAGGTCAGATCCAACAAACCTACCCCGGAAAGCCCCTCACCTTCCTCTCCGTGGAGGTCTTTATTCTACTTATCGACACGGGATACCAGTGGCTTCGGAGAGATTCTGAGATATGCCTTTCCCTGTTACCTGGCTAACCTAATCCAGTTCCTTAACTATCGTCTGGATGTTTTCATTGTCAGCTTCTTCGTCGGTGTAAAAGGGGTTGGACTTTATACGCTTGCCGTCAGCCTGGCCCAGCTCATCTGGTTAATCTCTAATGCAGCGGCTACCGTCCTGCTGCCTAGAGTCGCTGCTTTGCAGGATATCGTCTCGGAGAATGTGACCCGTACAACTCAAATCACCCGTGTCAGTTTCTGGCTAAGCTTTATATCGGCTCTATTCTTGGCTTTACTTGCCGATCAGATATTGCCATGGGTATACGGTGAAGCTTTTCGACAAAGTATAACTCCGCTTCTGGGGTTGTTACCTGGGATTGTCGCCTTTAGTGTGGTAAATGTTCTTGCCTCATACATCGCCGGAATCGGAAAACCCCAGCTTAATTTGGCCGTTTCTTCGGTGGGACTGGTTGTAACGGTTATCTTCGATTTATGGTTAATTCCACGCTTCGATATCTTCGGGGCTGCAATAGCCAGTACTTTCTCTTACTCTATAAGTGCTCTTTTGACCCTGGAAATCTTCACCCGAAAATCGAAAGTACCTGTCCGGCAGGTCCTGTTACTGACTTCAGAAGATATAGGAGGGGTTATTTTATTATTGCAGAAGCTAGTCAAGCGTACATCCCCTCAAAAGGAAGGTTGA
- a CDS encoding Uma2 family endonuclease — translation MSTQVSKRLFTVEEYHQMAKAGILSEDDRVELIKGEIVEVPPIGSQHAACVNRLTRLFSQWVGERAIVSVQNPIYLSEHSELQPDLALLRPRSDFYAQAHPQPQDVLPVVEVADTPLTYDREVKIPLYAKSGIPEVWLVDLTADCIEVYQKPSPQGYLEIKRFQCDQNLFPQAFPDVGLAVQDILG, via the coding sequence ATGTCCACGCAAGTTTCAAAGCGTCTTTTTACGGTAGAAGAATACCATCAAATGGCAAAGGCCGGAATCCTCTCGGAGGATGATCGGGTGGAACTCATCAAAGGAGAGATTGTAGAAGTGCCTCCGATCGGCAGTCAACATGCCGCTTGTGTAAATCGTTTGACCCGACTCTTCTCTCAATGGGTAGGAGAACGTGCTATAGTAAGTGTTCAGAATCCCATTTATTTAAGTGAACACTCAGAACTGCAGCCAGATCTGGCCTTGCTTCGACCACGTAGCGATTTCTATGCTCAAGCCCATCCCCAACCCCAGGATGTCCTGCCTGTTGTGGAAGTAGCCGACACTCCTTTAACCTACGACCGAGAAGTAAAGATACCTTTGTACGCAAAGTCTGGGATTCCGGAGGTCTGGCTGGTAGACCTGACCGCAGATTGTATCGAAGTCTACCAGAAGCCATCACCTCAAGGATACCTGGAAATTAAACGATTTCAGTGTGATCAAAACCTTTTTCCTCAGGCCTTCCCCGATGTGGGATTGGCCGTCCAAGATATCCTGGGATGA
- a CDS encoding Uma2 family endonuclease, producing the protein MAVSLLTRPIIYPESDGRPIADNTKQFRWIVTIEKGLEALFREREDVFGAGNLLWYPVEGRPDIRTVPDIMVVFGRPKGDRGSYLQWQEGGIPPQVVFEILSPSNTLAEMTRKFRFYERYVEEYYAYDPDLEGRTAVRPYAVGQIW; encoded by the coding sequence ATGGCCGTATCTTTACTAACCAGACCGATAATCTATCCAGAAAGTGATGGACGACCCATAGCCGATAATACCAAGCAATTCCGTTGGATTGTAACCATTGAGAAGGGACTGGAGGCGCTCTTTCGCGAGCGGGAAGATGTGTTTGGAGCCGGCAACTTGTTGTGGTATCCTGTGGAAGGTCGACCTGATATTCGTACGGTTCCGGACATAATGGTGGTCTTTGGACGACCCAAGGGGGACCGGGGTTCGTATTTACAATGGCAGGAGGGGGGAATCCCGCCCCAGGTTGTGTTTGAAATTCTGTCACCCAGTAATACCCTGGCCGAGATGACACGCAAGTTCCGCTTTTATGAACGTTACGTAGAAGAGTATTATGCGTACGATCCGGATTTGGAGGGGCGCACGGCCGTGCGCCCGTACGCAGTTGGCCAGATTTGGTGA
- a CDS encoding DegT/DnrJ/EryC1/StrS family aminotransferase has product MIATGKHKIEFIDLKAQQNRIRDILEKRIKRVLDHGIYILGPEVQELEERLAHLVGSKYCITCASGTDALLMALMAYNVGPGDAIFTTPFTFIATAEVISLLGATPVFVDIDPKTFNLDAQKLQETLHTFIQRNGSLRPRGIIPVDLFGQPADYEAIRKVAEVYGLFVLEDAAQSFGAEYKGRKAGNLGDIGATSFFPAKPLGCYGDGGALFCNDDTLAEKLRSIRVHGKGLDKYDNIRIGINGRLDTLQAAILLAKLEIFEEEIALRHEVARKYSEGLQGRVITPWIEPDRTSVWAQYSVLSDNRDNLMKKLKLKGIPTAIYYPKPLHLQEAFRSLSYKQGDFPVSEKIANSIFSLPMHPYLSTEDQEYILEAFTD; this is encoded by the coding sequence ATGATTGCCACCGGAAAACATAAAATCGAATTTATCGATCTGAAAGCTCAACAAAATCGTATCCGTGATATCCTGGAAAAACGCATAAAGAGGGTTCTTGACCATGGTATTTATATCCTGGGACCCGAGGTACAAGAATTGGAAGAGCGACTCGCCCACCTGGTGGGTAGTAAATACTGTATCACCTGTGCAAGTGGTACCGATGCCCTCCTGATGGCACTCATGGCCTATAACGTAGGACCCGGAGATGCCATTTTTACGACACCTTTTACCTTTATCGCTACGGCAGAAGTTATTTCACTCCTGGGCGCTACGCCCGTTTTTGTGGATATAGACCCTAAAACATTTAATCTGGATGCCCAAAAATTACAAGAAACCCTCCATACCTTTATTCAAAGAAATGGGTCGCTTCGACCCAGGGGAATTATCCCGGTGGATCTCTTTGGTCAACCCGCCGATTATGAAGCTATCCGAAAGGTTGCAGAAGTCTATGGGTTATTTGTCCTGGAAGACGCAGCCCAGTCTTTTGGCGCAGAGTACAAAGGGCGGAAAGCCGGAAACCTGGGAGATATCGGAGCTACTTCATTTTTTCCTGCAAAACCCTTGGGATGCTATGGAGATGGGGGGGCTCTGTTCTGTAATGATGATACCCTCGCCGAGAAACTTCGATCCATCAGAGTGCACGGGAAGGGACTCGATAAGTATGATAATATTCGGATTGGAATCAACGGAAGGTTGGATACTCTGCAAGCAGCAATTCTACTGGCTAAGTTGGAAATCTTCGAAGAGGAAATTGCTCTTCGCCATGAAGTTGCCCGGAAATACTCTGAAGGACTGCAAGGAAGGGTCATAACCCCCTGGATAGAACCGGATCGAACCAGCGTGTGGGCCCAATATTCTGTACTGAGCGATAATCGGGACAACCTGATGAAAAAACTTAAACTGAAAGGAATTCCAACGGCCATTTATTACCCTAAACCTCTCCATTTACAGGAAGCCTTTCGTAGTCTAAGTTATAAACAGGGTGATTTTCCGGTGAGCGAAAAGATAGCTAATTCCATCTTTAGCCTGCCGATGCATCCGTATTTAAGCACCGAGGACCAGGAATACATCCTGGAAGCTTTTACTGATTAA
- a CDS encoding Gfo/Idh/MocA family oxidoreductase, translating into MKLAIVGCGRWGMNHVRTAHRIFGEKLKYVCDVDKKNLEKIREISQKIKGVTDLEEILNDPEVQGVVVATPAETHYALARRCLEADKNVLVEKPLALFSYQARDLDHLAIQRKKILMVGHLLLYHPAIRKIKQLIQDGTLGKLQYIYSNRLNLGTVRKEENILWSFAPHDISVLQYLIEEDPVEIDAKGGIFLQPGIHDVTLTILRYPRNIHAHIHVSWLHPFKEHRLVVIGDKNMIVFEDSKKQDRLILYPKGIDWVQGEPQKRDADYQVIEYSDEEPLQLELEHFMQCVTTGTQPLTDGKNGIKVLEILEQAQARLENRETRNENIRVNLQTPPNQKFFVHETAVIDEGCQIGEGTKIWHFSHVQKGAVIGKNCTLGQNVNIGNNVRIGNFVKIQNNVSVYEGVELEDYVFCGPSMVFTNVLNPRCEFPQRGREYYQPTLVKYGASIGANATILCGTTIGRFAFIGAGAIVTKDVPDYALVVGNPGRIVGWMCRCGTKLKFVNDKAQCSRCKRVYKKINDSVSCIH; encoded by the coding sequence ATGAAGTTAGCCATAGTCGGATGCGGTCGTTGGGGAATGAATCATGTCAGAACGGCTCATCGAATTTTTGGCGAGAAACTCAAGTATGTCTGTGATGTGGATAAAAAAAACCTGGAGAAAATAAGGGAGATCTCCCAGAAAATAAAAGGTGTCACCGACCTCGAAGAAATCCTCAACGACCCAGAAGTCCAGGGGGTGGTTGTGGCGACCCCGGCAGAAACCCACTATGCCCTCGCCAGACGATGCCTGGAGGCCGATAAAAATGTGTTGGTCGAAAAACCCCTTGCCCTCTTCTCCTATCAGGCCAGGGACCTGGATCATCTGGCTATACAGAGAAAAAAGATTTTAATGGTCGGCCACCTGCTCCTCTATCATCCGGCCATCCGAAAAATTAAACAGTTGATCCAGGACGGTACCCTGGGAAAACTTCAATATATCTACAGTAATCGCCTGAATCTGGGTACCGTGCGAAAAGAGGAAAATATCCTCTGGTCCTTCGCACCCCATGATATCTCAGTCCTGCAATACCTCATCGAAGAAGATCCCGTGGAAATCGATGCTAAGGGAGGAATATTTTTACAACCCGGCATCCATGATGTTACGCTGACCATCCTCCGTTACCCCAGAAATATCCATGCACATATCCATGTATCCTGGCTTCACCCCTTCAAGGAACATCGCCTGGTCGTCATCGGAGATAAAAATATGATCGTGTTCGAGGATTCGAAAAAACAAGATCGGTTGATACTCTATCCCAAAGGGATCGATTGGGTGCAGGGAGAACCCCAAAAGCGAGATGCTGATTACCAGGTTATCGAATATTCAGATGAAGAACCCCTCCAACTCGAACTCGAACACTTTATGCAGTGTGTGACCACAGGAACTCAACCGCTTACCGATGGAAAGAACGGTATCAAAGTCCTGGAAATTTTGGAACAGGCACAGGCCCGATTAGAAAATAGGGAAACCCGGAATGAAAATATCCGGGTAAATCTCCAAACACCCCCCAATCAGAAGTTCTTTGTTCATGAAACCGCAGTAATAGACGAAGGTTGTCAGATCGGAGAGGGAACGAAAATCTGGCACTTTAGCCATGTCCAAAAAGGGGCCGTAATCGGTAAAAATTGTACCCTGGGACAGAATGTCAATATCGGTAATAATGTTCGTATCGGTAATTTTGTGAAAATTCAAAATAATGTATCGGTCTATGAAGGGGTCGAGCTGGAAGATTATGTCTTCTGCGGACCTTCCATGGTCTTCACAAATGTTCTGAATCCCCGATGTGAATTTCCCCAGCGAGGGCGTGAATACTATCAACCTACCCTCGTGAAATACGGAGCCTCCATAGGCGCCAATGCAACCATCCTTTGTGGAACTACCATCGGTCGTTTTGCCTTTATCGGAGCCGGAGCTATAGTTACAAAGGATGTTCCAGACTATGCACTGGTGGTTGGTAACCCCGGACGTATCGTCGGATGGATGTGCCGATGCGGAACTAAGTTGAAGTTTGTCAATGACAAGGCTCAATGCTCCCGATGTAAACGGGTTTACAAAAAGATAAATGATTCGGTTAGCTGTATCCATTAG